The DNA segment GGAAAAGTTTCAACACTAAAACATGTTCATTGAATCCACGGTTTATTTGAATTTCTTTTTGGGTTTTGGTAAGATCTATTCGTTCATCAAAAACCATTTCCCAACTCCCCGCTTCCGCCAACACAGGAAAATTCAAAGACTGAAAAGCATCAAACTTACTTGATGTAAATTTCTCCGCTCTGTTGCCCCTGAACAACTGACTGTTAAAATAAATGCAAACTTCAGGAACTAGTTTTTTTGATGCAGCTAT comes from the Bacteroidota bacterium genome and includes:
- a CDS encoding asparaginase gives rise to the protein MEFCQVLVILTGSQLPWSVIRTDAKRNLITAIEIAASKKLVPEVCIYFNSQLFRGNRAEKFTSSKFDAFQSLNFPVLAEAGSWEMVFDERIDLTKTQKEIQINRGFNEHVLVLKLFPGLSPSN